A segment of the Halococcus agarilyticus genome:
ACTGGGTGACCGCACCGATCGCGACGTCGCGCGGACGTTCTGCGATCCGCGTGAAGTCCTCGGGCTGGAGCGTCAGCCCCATCCCGAGCATGATGACGCCCAGCAGCGGCGTGATGTAGGGTTCGATCCAGGTGAACGTCGCTGGCGAGGCGAGCGCCGCACCCGAGAACAGCACCACCCAGACCACGAAGTACGTGCTCGCGAACTCCCCGATCCGTTCGAGTCGGTCGAGCACGCTCACGTTCTCACCTCCTCGCTCACGTGATGGCGGCCCCGCCACGCGAGTGTGCGAGACGATCCATCGGCACGATCGACGTCGTCGGACATACCACGGCCGTCATCACGCCCCGATAAAAGTCCTCGCCCGCGTCGGCTACGCGTACTCCTTCCGGAACCCGCGGAACTCGGTGCGGTGGGCCTCCTCGTCGGTGAGGATCGTCACTGCGTAGTCCTCGGTCACGGGGTCGTCGGCGTCGCGTGCGGCGTGGATCAGCGATCGATAGGTCTCGATGGCGTCCTCCTCGGCTTCGAGAACGCCGTCGATCACCGCGGGCACGTCCGTCGAATCCTCCGGCGGTTGGAGGCTCTCTTGGTGCATCTCGAAGTCGGCCGATGCTGGCGGTCGTTCGTCGAGCTGCTTCAGCCGCTGGCCGAGCATCCGGGCGTGATTGAGTTCCTCGTCGATGTCCGCTTCGAGGCTCTCCTTGATCTCCTCGGCGCGAACCCCGTCGAGCACGATGGAGTTGGTGAGGTAGTTCATCACGGTCTCGATCTCGTCGCCGTAGGCCACTTTGAGCAGCCGAGTCACCTCGTCGCTCGTCATGCGCTTCGCTACGTGGGCCGAGAACTTCAGTGTAGCTGCCGTCGGCCGGCCGACGATTCTCGCGATGCCATCGGATCGCGCGCGAGTCCCGTTCCGTTGTATTCTACCGAATCACGGCGGAAATGTCACTCCGACAGCGGCCACGTCGCGACGGTTTGCCGTGATCAGTACTAACGAATATAAGGAATTGCCGACAATCGGTATCCGTTGATTGCTGTCGGTTTCGGGGTCGACCGTCGCACGAGCCGTCCTCCGGTGTGTGGCGGAGCGACAGGTTTATCAGTACCATGCACATCGGAGTCGATTGCAATGTCCCACCACAACGTGGACACGGAGGACACGTCGGAGACCCCGGCGGGTCGAGTTCTTCCAGGGCACACTGGAATCCACAACTGAAGTCGACACGGTGCGAATTTTCGACACGACGCTACGTGACGGCGAGCAGTCGCCACGCACCTCGTTCAGCTACGACGACAAGCGCGAGATCGCCGCGACGCTGGACGAGATGGGAACCCACGTCATCGAGGCCGGGTTCCCCGTAAACTCCGACGCGGAGTTCGAGGCCGTGAACGACATCGCCGAAAGCACGAGTGTGACAACCTGCGGCCTGGCACGCGTCGTCGAGGGCGACGTCGACGCCGCGCTGGACGCTGGCGTGGAGATGGTCCACGTCTTCGCGTCCACCAGCGACGTCCAACTGGAGGACGCGATGCACGCCAGCCGCGAGGAGATGAAAGAGCGCTCGGTCGCAGCGGTCGAGCGCGCGAAGGAGGCCGGCGTCGAGGTGATGTTCTCGCCGATGGACGCCACCCGGACCGATCCGGAGTACTTGATCGACGTGATCGAGGCGGTCTCTGTGGCCGGCACGGACTGGATCAACGTCCCCGATACGTGTGGGGTTGCGACCCCGACGCGCTTCGGCGACCTGATCGAGACCGTCCGAGCGCACACCGACGCCCGGATCGACGTCCACACCCACGACGACTTCGGGCTGGCGAGCGCGAACGCGCTCGCGGGCTTCGAAAGCGGGGCCGAGCAGGCCCAGGTCAGTGTCAATGGCATCGGCGAGCGCGCCGGCAACGCCGCCTACGAGGAGGTCGTGATGAGCGCCGAGTCGCTCTATAATGTGGACACCGGGATCGACACGACCCGGATCACCGAGCTCGCGCGGACCGTCGAGCGGATGAGCGGGATCGAGACCCCTGCCAACAAACCGATCGTCGGCGCGAACGCGTTCAGCCACGAGTCGGGCATCCACGCCGCGGGCGTGATCGAGAACTCCGACACGTTCGAGCCGGGCGTGATGACTCCCGAGATGGTCGGCGCGGAGCGCGAACTCGTCCTGGGAAAACACACCGGCCAGCACTCGGTGCGCGAGCGGCTCGTCGAGGCGGGCTTCCAGCCGACCGACGACGAGGTGCGCGAGTGCACTCGGCGGGTGAAGGACTTCGGTGCCGAGAAGGAACGGGTCACGATGGACGTGCTGACCCGGTTCGCGCACGAGGTCGGCATCAGTCAGTCGGAGCAAATCGCCCGGACGGAGGCCGACGACTGAGCCATGTCCGTTTCGAGCGCTTCGTCCCACCACCGACGGGTAGCGCCAGCCCGTGTGAGCGGGCGTGGCGGCGCGATCGATCGTCGCCGCGACCGCGGCTGGTGCAACGTTTGCAGCGCGCGCAAGGGTTATTACCATCCGGCTGGTGAAGATCGATACGATGTTCCGATCGACTGTCGCACGAGGGTCGCAGCCTCGGAGCGACGCGGTCGGCGTGCGTGTGTCGATTATTGTAGGGGCATAGCCCCCTACACCACCTTCTCCCCCGACCCTGTTGCACCGACCGCACAGCGAACAGCACGCGCGACTCCCACGCGATCCATGCACGACCGACAGCGAACTCGAAAACAACGACCGACCCGACCACGCCAGGCGCATCGCCCACGACCCACGCCACGAACGGGGGGTGTGTCGTGAGCGAGCAGCAACCGACCCACCGCCCCGACGCGGACGAACCGACCACCGACGGCGCGATGGCCGAGGAGGTGGCTGCCGAAGACACGAGCACCGAAGCGGCGTCCCCCGAGGACGGCGCGGACGCTCGGCCCGTGACGACCGGTTCGGAGTCGGTGGTACGCGCGCTCGAAAGGGCCGGCGTCGAGCATCT
Coding sequences within it:
- a CDS encoding ferritin-like domain-containing protein, whose translation is MTSDEVTRLLKVAYGDEIETVMNYLTNSIVLDGVRAEEIKESLEADIDEELNHARMLGQRLKQLDERPPASADFEMHQESLQPPEDSTDVPAVIDGVLEAEEDAIETYRSLIHAARDADDPVTEDYAVTILTDEEAHRTEFRGFRKEYA
- a CDS encoding LeuA family protein, whose translation is MQCPTTTWTRRTRRRPRRVEFFQGTLESTTEVDTVRIFDTTLRDGEQSPRTSFSYDDKREIAATLDEMGTHVIEAGFPVNSDAEFEAVNDIAESTSVTTCGLARVVEGDVDAALDAGVEMVHVFASTSDVQLEDAMHASREEMKERSVAAVERAKEAGVEVMFSPMDATRTDPEYLIDVIEAVSVAGTDWINVPDTCGVATPTRFGDLIETVRAHTDARIDVHTHDDFGLASANALAGFESGAEQAQVSVNGIGERAGNAAYEEVVMSAESLYNVDTGIDTTRITELARTVERMSGIETPANKPIVGANAFSHESGIHAAGVIENSDTFEPGVMTPEMVGAERELVLGKHTGQHSVRERLVEAGFQPTDDEVRECTRRVKDFGAEKERVTMDVLTRFAHEVGISQSEQIARTEADD